Part of the Caulifigura coniformis genome, TCAGTTCGACGGCGCTCTGTCGCATCGTCGGTGCGCGCCACGCAATCGCCTCATCCGGAACGGAAATCGTAACTGCCCAATCAGTCGAGTCTTGTGGCAAGCAGCAGTTTTTGCGGCATGTCGAACACCAGTTTTGCTTTCAATTTCGTCAGCTTCAGCGACGACCAAGGACAGGCGGCAGTCGCCGGGTGATTTCAACCCTGCCCGTTGCAACCGCCACTCGAAATGAACTGGAGGACGTTCGATGAAAACCATCTTCACACTCGCAGCCCTCGCCGCTGGCATCGCCTTTCTGCCGTCCAACGCGCAGGCCTCTCCCCGCCATCACGGACACGGCGGGCATGGCCATCACGGACACCACCACCATCACGGCGGATGGGGCCACAACCACGGTCATCATCATCACCACCACCACCACAATCGCTGGCGCGGTGGATACCGGTACCCGACGTATCGCATCCAGCCGTATCCGTACCCCTACGGATACTCCAACGGCATCTCAATCGGGACGCCGAACGTCTGGATCCAGTCTGGCTGGTGATTCCGCTGACGCGGCCAGTTCCCTCAACCACATGCCCGACGCCACCTGCTGGCGCTCGTGCATGTTTCGGTTTCAGGACCCGCTTCGTGGAGAAACGACTGCCTGTAACACGGGTTTGAAACTCACGTCCTGAAGGCATGGGCCGCGCGGCCCGCTCAACCGCCTTCCAGGAGTTTCACTCATGTTCCGCCAACTGTTCCCGGCCCTTCTGGGCCTGATCGTCGTCGTACAGACCAGTTCGTCTTTCGCAAGCGGCCCATTCGTTCCGAGCCGTCATCCGTCGCATCATCATCATCACCACCACCACGGACATCATGGCCATCACCATCATCACCATGGCCCATTCTTCGGGCACGGTTTTCATGGGGGCTTTCGCCAGCCGCAGTTCGTGGTGGTGAAGAAGTGGACGCCATCGGGATGGGTGTATGTCCGGCAGCCGGTGGGAATTGTCCGGTTCTAATGCTCGAACCCGAGTCGCCGTTATTCGAACGCCGCCTGTTCAGGATCACCGAACAGACGGCGTTCGGATTTGACGCCCCGTGCCACGTCAGCGCGAGGGGGATTGCGCTTCAAACGCCGGATTGTCTCGTGGAGACGTGGCGCCGGTCTCTTTAAGGAAATCATCGATCAGAGCGTCCAACTGCCGGACTTCTTCCGATGACGTCGCCGCGAGGTTCGTCGTCTCGGCGAGGTCCGCCTTGAGGTCGTAGAGTTCAAAGCGTTGTTCCGGTGGCGTGCCAAACCAGCGAATCAGCTTGCGATCCCCGCGGCGCACCCACACGCCGCCGGCCCGGCCCGGGCTTCGGCCATGCGGGAAGTAGTTGAAGAAAGCGTCACGTGCGATCGGTCCGGTTCCACGCAGGACGCTCGCGTAGCTCTCACCGTCCATCTGCTGCTGCTTCGGCCGCGGGATGCCTGCCAGTTCGAGGAGCGTGGGATAGAGGTCAATGTGCCCGACGACGGAAGCATTCGTCGCTCCCGCGGCGATCCTGCCGGGCCAACTCCACATTAAAGGGACGCGCGTTCCGCCTTCGTAGAGGGTTCCCTTACCGTCGCGCAACGGCCAGTTGCTGGTCGGCGCCTCGTTGCCGGCCCACTTCTTCCAGTCGGCCAGGGCGGGGTTTGGTGCGCGTCGGGGCCTCGCTTCCGCATCGCCGGCAGTGTTGCTGTGGACGTTCCCCCCGTTGTCGGAGTTGAACACGATGATCGTGTCGTCTGCGAGCCCGTTCTTCTCAACTGCCGCCAGAATCTTCCCGAAGCACTCGTCCACGCTCCGCATCATCGACGCCATGATCGGGTTCTTCTGCCGGGCGTTCGCGTCGATCCTGGCCTGGAATTCCCGGGTGTAGGCCTCCTTGTGTCCCCACGGCCCGTGGACGCCGTAACACCAAAGGTTCAAGAAGAACGGCTTGTCGGACCTGGTTTCGATGAACTTGACCGCCTCCTCGGCCTGCCGATCGACGATGTATTCGCCATCCGGTCCATCGGTGATCGTGCCGACTCGCAACTGGCCTTTAGGCTCGCCGGTCCGCCTGACGCCGTAGGGGGAAAAGTAGCCTCCGGGAGGACCCGGATCAGGGTGACAATGAAACGCGATCTCGAACCCCTGTTGCTCAGGCCAGTGCGGCGACGTCAGTCCCAGATGCCACTTGCCGATGTGAGCCGTGCGATATCCGGCGTCGCGGAGCGCCTCCGCCAGGGTGTACTCGGAGGGCTCGAGGTAGTTCTTGCTCACGGGGGTCCGCATCGCCTGCCCTGGCGGGGCGGTCTCGGGCAGGAACTGGAAGCCCTCTGGCTGCGGCGGTTGATGACCCGTTGCGGAGGTGATGCCATGCCTGGCGGAGTATTTGCCAGTCATCAGGCTGGCCCGTGTCGGTGAGCATAGTGGCTGCGCGTAGGCGTCCGTGAAGCGCATCGCCTTCCTGGCAAACGCGTCGATGTGGGGAGTTTCGTAGAACGTCGAGCCGTAGACACCGCAGTCACGCCAGCCCATGTCATCGACAAGGAACAGGATGACATTCGGTCGCCGCACACGCGGTGCTGGCTGGTCCGCAGCCGTCGCCCGGGCGGAAAGGGCTCCGAAGAGCGCAAGAACACCGAGAAGCATCCGGACTGATCGTCCACTTGCCATTTCAGCACTCCTCCAGGAGGTCCCCTGCCCGCCTGCCCTGTCGGCGACGGCCGCTGATCGCCGTTATGAGACCTCAAGCGATTCCAGCAGGCAACTCCGTCGGGCTGTCAGCGGCGACCGAACCTGAAGCGACGCCGCACGCTGTCGATCACAGTGAGTCGGCCTTCAAAATTGAACGTGTGCGCCGCGCGCACGCCCGGCGACCAGTCGGGTTCGATGCCGGTGACGGTCCGCTCCTCATATTCCGATTCGGTCAGCGTCACGATCTCATTGATTTTCACGCCGTATCCGTACCCCTGGGCACAGTCCTGGGACGGCCGATAGAGCTTCTCCTGGTGGCGGAAGATTCTCCCGGCAGGACGTGCCGAGGCGACATCCGACACGATGGGATTCATCGGGTGGGGCGTCCAGTCGCCGGCCAGCGGGTCGGTGGCGTGAAACAGGAAGAGTTCGTCGAGCGAGGAGGCTCCCTCCTGCTCGCGGATGTTGACGAACATCCACCAGCGTCCGGCCTCCTCGTGCAGAGTGGCATCGACCGCCGAAACATCCTGCATGAGATCGGAGTGTTTCTCCCATTTCTGCGGAAACTCAACGCAGCGGTACAGCTCGATCGCCTTGTTCTGAGACGATTCGGGGACCATGTATAAGTTCCCTCCGACCTCGAACAGGAACGGATAGGAGAGGTGGTACGGGCGCTCGAGAACGGGGACCGGTTCTGTCGCCGCCCCCCGTTCATCGATCCTGCAGCAGGAGATGAAGCCCCGGTTATTCGTGTACCGGAGTTCCTCCATGAAAAGGTAGTACGCTCCCTCGCGCTGCACGATGAACGGGTCGGCGTAGAAGCGGTCTTTCGGCGGCGTGAGTTCCCTGAACCGCCAGATGGACGAGGAATACCCGGGCCGCTTCGAGAATGAATAAAGTACGAACCACTGGTCGACAAACAGCAGTGACCTGAGTTTGAGCCCGAGCCAGCGGGCCGCGTGCCGCGGCAGCAGCGTGAGGAGCTCCCGGTTGGTGGGAGTCGTGAAGAGCCGTTGCGAATAGAGGATCGGAGCGGCGTTGAGACGGTCCACGTGCTGAAAGAATGCGTCCGGCCCCATCCGCCGCAGCTGTTTCAGCGCCCGCGGCAGGAACATCAGCGTCTTCCAGTAGAGCACATTCCGGTTCCGCCGGATCGAAAGGTGATCGGTCCGGGACTGAGACCGGAAAAGGATTTTTCCACCGTCGAGGTCTTCGGTAAGAATCTGGAGCACGGAACCGGTCGTCGGCCAGTTGAGGAGCACTTCCCAGACGCCGGCGGGACCTCCGCGATTCACCCGGTTATCGCCGTGATGAAAAGACCACACGCCATACCGGGCCGCGTTCAGAATTTCGCCGCGCAGGATCCGGAATCCGAGGCGGATGAGGACATCGACCTGCTGAGACCGGATCCCGGCAATCGCGTCCTCGGGAAAGGTGTCACTGAAGCGGCCACGCAACGGTTCGACGTCCAGGACAGGAGTGTCCGGGAGCAATTCGGCCAGGTCATTCAGTGCGAAGGCGTCGGGACGAACCCGAAACAGCTTGCGTTCCAGCTTTTCGAGCAGCAGGTACCCGAGCTGGCCGAAGTGATGCCACACCTTCTTCAGCAGTCCGCCTTTCGCGGGAGGCTCAGGCGTGTTCTGGACGATCAGGACGAACTCCACGTCGCCGCTGTCCTGCAGGATCTGGAGCATCCGGAACGCCCAGGCCGGAATCTGCAGACGATCGACGAGGATGCCGATCCGGAGCCGTTCATTCACGTGTCTGTGCGCCCCTGTTCAGTAAAGCCGACGAGGAAGGCCACGCGTCCGCCGATCGCCCCGCGCCGGCTGTCTCTCCTGGCAGCGGATGCTACCGGCCACCGCTCGCATCGAACAGGCGAGGGACAGGCCTGCACGCGCGTGAACCCGCGTTGACACAACTTCGGTGGATGGCCTAGGTTCGGCGCGGAATCGCCCTCCGGGATGGGCGAACGCAGGGAGGGAATTGCGATGCAGGGCGGTCGAGCGAGTCTCAAACGTGCGTGGATCAAACTGGCACGCTATGGATTGCGCCGGAGGTTCATCCGCGTGATGGAGCAGCCCCTCAAGGGCTACCAGTGGACGACGACGCGGAGCTACACCTATCTGCTGGGCACCCATGAGTCGCCGGAGGTGATTGACCGCTTTCGCTCCTGGCTGACCCCCGACTCCGTCTTTTACGACGTCGGCGGCAACGCCGGATACTTTTCCTTCATCGCCAGCACAATCGTCACCCGAGGCCACATTCTGGCGTTTGAGCCGATCGCCTCGAATATCGCCATCTTTGAAGAACACCTGCGTCGAAATCGCCGCCGTCCAGGCCTGGATCGCATCACGCTCCTGCCGTATGCCGTCGCGGACACCGAAAAGGTCGTCCAGTTCACGAACGACCCCGTGCTGACCGGCAGCAACACCTACGTGGATTCGTCTTTCTTCGGTCCTTCCGTCGAGAAGGTCGACGTGCAGTGCGTGTCGATCGACGGCCAGATCGCGAAGGGCGCGCCAGTGCCCGACGTCATCAAGATCGACGTTGAGGGCGCCGAGCTGGACGTCCTCAAAGGGGCAGTCAGCACCCTGAAGTCGCACCATCCTCACCTGCTGCTGGCAACGCACGACGCCCATGTCCCGGGAATCGATCGCCAGTGCGCTGAGTTCCTCAAGGACCTCGGCTACACGCTGACCCATACCGGCGAATTCACGCCGCGCATGGCCGGTCTCGATGACTATATCGTCACGCATCCGGCGAGAGCCCAGGCGAAGCGCTCGGCCGCCTGAACGCCTGGGTCAAAACAAGGGCTCCTCTTCCTCCCCGGCCGTTGCGGGGGCTGCTGCACACCATTCCGTGTCGCCGGCCTCGCGGAAGTCCGGCATTCTTCGGCTTCGGGCCCTATGGCCCGCCACTTTCGCCAGGTGGTCCCATCCGAACCCGGAACACCGGCCCGCGATCCCGGCGTCGTCGAAGCGACAGCAATGCAACAAAGCGTTTGAAGGGATGCGGTTCGAACGGGGACCCGTCGGGAGAGGAGTTCACCTGCGGGCTTCCGGTGGCGAGAGCAGGACGAATCGAATCGTGGTCACCGTTGGGCAACTTGATCGATGGTCCCGGGGTCAGTTTGAGACGGGCCCTGAAAATGCGAATCGCCCCGGGTCATGTCCGTCGAAACGGGTGCATGAAACGGGGCGTCTCGCTTAACAGAATTCGATCCCCCCACTTCTCTGGCCCGGTGAGATCGTAAACTGCTTCCGTCTGGCCTCAGGCCTTCTTCTTGGGCTTGCCCTGGCCGGCCTTGAATTCTTCGAGCGTCACTTTGCCGTCGCTGTCCTTGTCGAGCTTCTTGAAGCGGGTCTCGGCCTTGGCGAGCGCGTCACCCTTCTTCTTGCCCTTGAACTCTTCCAGCGTCAGCTTGGAGTCTTTGTCAGAGTCCATCCGCTTGAAAGCCACTTCCGGGTCGACAGGCTTCTTTTCATCAGCCTTGGGAGCGGGCTTCGGCGGTTCCGGCTTGGGAGCTGGCTTCGGTTCGTCAGCCGCGAATGCGGCTGCACTCAGGCTCATCGAAAGCGCGAATGCTGCAAATCGAATCATTTCAAACCATCCTGCGAGTCTGAGGACTGCGGCGGAACATTACGGTCCGTGCGTCGCGGGACTTCCCCCGACCAACGCGCCGCCGGTTGTCTGATGCGCCCGGCCCCCGGGAAATTCTCCGCAATCTGGAGAATTTGTGCGGAATTCACCGTCTTTGGATGATGGACCGCGCTGAGGTCGGTCGGATCGGCGTCCGCTGCGTAGACGATTCGACCTAATTCGTCCTTCCCCGCCGGCCGTCGAAGGCCTCGCGCCTCGAAACGCTCCGCCCGACGGATGCCCCCAGGGCCGCTCCCGCCACGTTGACCATCGCCTCGACGAGCGCGCCGCTGAGCGGGTCTTTCATCGCCCGGGCGATCGACTCAGAAGCTCGCTTCTCGAATTCCGTCGGAATCCGCTCCTGGTGCCGTTTGATGGCATCCCAGAACTCGTCGCGAGAGAGAGCACCCTGCCGAAACAGGGCGATCGACTTCGACATGTCGAATCCCTCCGCGAACTGCGAGCGGAACTCGTGGAAATTGGCCTGTTCGAAACGTCGCGCCAGATGGGCCAACCCCTCGCTGACGCGCCCCGCATCGATGCTTCGTTCCTTCTGGCGCGCGAGCCTCGGCTGCATGGCCGCAATGTCGTCGTTCAATACCCGAATCCGGAGCGTGACTTCGTCATCGGAGGGATCGGGGGTCGCCGCTGCTCGTCGCTCGAGCAGGCCTGTCTCTGCCTGCGCGAGGTAGTTCTTCAGGCGTCCGAGGGCCTCCTCGTAGAACCGCCCCTGCTCCTGGTCGAGCGACGCCAACTCCTGCTCAGCGGTTTGCACGCGCCCCTCGGCGTCCGCCATCTGTGCGGCCTCCCGTTCCAGAGCGTTCGACGCATCCTGAACGGCTGCAACGGTTCCGGCGACTCCCAGCCGCTGGGCGGCATCGCGTTCGATCTCTTCGATTCGCTGCATCAGGCCGTGGAACTCGGCCCTGCGATGGGCCGTCTCGGTGTCCATCAGGCCTGGCGTGGTCAGCAGGAACCGGTAGCCTCGCGAGGCCTTGTCAAACTCCACGAGGCGTCCGACCCAGCGATCGAGGCGGCGGATCAGTCCGCGTCCCCGGTAAGCGGGCGTCCCATAGCCCTGCCCCATGAGATACTGAAACAGGCGGCTCTGTTCGTACGCGGGCAGCTTTTCCCGCGATTCCCTGGCGATCTCAGC contains:
- a CDS encoding sulfatase, with translation MASGRSVRMLLGVLALFGALSARATAADQPAPRVRRPNVILFLVDDMGWRDCGVYGSTFYETPHIDAFARKAMRFTDAYAQPLCSPTRASLMTGKYSARHGITSATGHQPPQPEGFQFLPETAPPGQAMRTPVSKNYLEPSEYTLAEALRDAGYRTAHIGKWHLGLTSPHWPEQQGFEIAFHCHPDPGPPGGYFSPYGVRRTGEPKGQLRVGTITDGPDGEYIVDRQAEEAVKFIETRSDKPFFLNLWCYGVHGPWGHKEAYTREFQARIDANARQKNPIMASMMRSVDECFGKILAAVEKNGLADDTIIVFNSDNGGNVHSNTAGDAEARPRRAPNPALADWKKWAGNEAPTSNWPLRDGKGTLYEGGTRVPLMWSWPGRIAAGATNASVVGHIDLYPTLLELAGIPRPKQQQMDGESYASVLRGTGPIARDAFFNYFPHGRSPGRAGGVWVRRGDRKLIRWFGTPPEQRFELYDLKADLAETTNLAATSSEEVRQLDALIDDFLKETGATSPRDNPAFEAQSPSR
- a CDS encoding glucosamine inositolphosphorylceramide transferase family protein: MNERLRIGILVDRLQIPAWAFRMLQILQDSGDVEFVLIVQNTPEPPAKGGLLKKVWHHFGQLGYLLLEKLERKLFRVRPDAFALNDLAELLPDTPVLDVEPLRGRFSDTFPEDAIAGIRSQQVDVLIRLGFRILRGEILNAARYGVWSFHHGDNRVNRGGPAGVWEVLLNWPTTGSVLQILTEDLDGGKILFRSQSRTDHLSIRRNRNVLYWKTLMFLPRALKQLRRMGPDAFFQHVDRLNAAPILYSQRLFTTPTNRELLTLLPRHAARWLGLKLRSLLFVDQWFVLYSFSKRPGYSSSIWRFRELTPPKDRFYADPFIVQREGAYYLFMEELRYTNNRGFISCCRIDERGAATEPVPVLERPYHLSYPFLFEVGGNLYMVPESSQNKAIELYRCVEFPQKWEKHSDLMQDVSAVDATLHEEAGRWWMFVNIREQEGASSLDELFLFHATDPLAGDWTPHPMNPIVSDVASARPAGRIFRHQEKLYRPSQDCAQGYGYGVKINEIVTLTESEYEERTVTGIEPDWSPGVRAAHTFNFEGRLTVIDSVRRRFRFGRR
- a CDS encoding FkbM family methyltransferase, whose amino-acid sequence is MQGGRASLKRAWIKLARYGLRRRFIRVMEQPLKGYQWTTTRSYTYLLGTHESPEVIDRFRSWLTPDSVFYDVGGNAGYFSFIASTIVTRGHILAFEPIASNIAIFEEHLRRNRRRPGLDRITLLPYAVADTEKVVQFTNDPVLTGSNTYVDSSFFGPSVEKVDVQCVSIDGQIAKGAPVPDVIKIDVEGAELDVLKGAVSTLKSHHPHLLLATHDAHVPGIDRQCAEFLKDLGYTLTHTGEFTPRMAGLDDYIVTHPARAQAKRSAA
- a CDS encoding EF-hand domain-containing protein, coding for MIRFAAFALSMSLSAAAFAADEPKPAPKPEPPKPAPKADEKKPVDPEVAFKRMDSDKDSKLTLEEFKGKKKGDALAKAETRFKKLDKDSDGKVTLEEFKAGQGKPKKKA
- a CDS encoding coiled-coil domain-containing protein; translated protein: MPKPGAELFDVLRGALATAQNEAAAIHEEARRIDDEMAALVTQRSEAVVELARLVLPELSRSAVEAGFADVRQDLLTIVERKERRAKEVGERLGRLRSTAADARARWEAALAKSQAAIQKQAEVQSELARTLEQDAQFQELSRRAVQSEMELKRDEERVAEIARESREKLPAYEQSRLFQYLMGQGYGTPAYRGRGLIRRLDRWVGRLVEFDKASRGYRFLLTTPGLMDTETAHRRAEFHGLMQRIEEIERDAAQRLGVAGTVAAVQDASNALEREAAQMADAEGRVQTAEQELASLDQEQGRFYEEALGRLKNYLAQAETGLLERRAAATPDPSDDEVTLRIRVLNDDIAAMQPRLARQKERSIDAGRVSEGLAHLARRFEQANFHEFRSQFAEGFDMSKSIALFRQGALSRDEFWDAIKRHQERIPTEFEKRASESIARAMKDPLSGALVEAMVNVAGAALGASVGRSVSRREAFDGRRGRTN